A genomic region of Alkalispirochaeta americana contains the following coding sequences:
- a CDS encoding transglutaminase domain-containing protein, with product MALLWNARRPPLLEELRPNQVREGDRVTLTGRYLGDEGRLEVDGVALDRTALTEWSPSRIVFTMPPDFPSGMVRVRTDGGLSNALFLTSQHDIPQLVRQNRLRVALLTPPQAGRGDLVTIQGDGFGPRTAQARLEFRPPSEKGMQPGEPVSFGGDQWWIVSWSDRVIRFAVPQELPPGELELFINGQPGEVSLEVTAPGALLEEGLPREYLLRQRVDFPAPPDATVVLLPRIPRTSGQIPGGAVSLLGDDEGGHSPGAWAYRPVPRPVRQDEDKAESRDEEHPRDQGKSEDQPEKPRPEVVERIDRVERRSQRWEITANPGRALLEDDGFRRAFRLFLADQEDLPVSAAAIQQIRSRVINLRNPPLPNARRIHQEVLRRLTPDPEGTHSWEEALEGEGAAPGAYADLTAALLRAAGIPARRLWGVLLKDSGETVDHAWVEAFIPRVGWIPLDTALGSGMYSNDSRESEFSRVLSFYKEPLESDTFGALDDRRIALRVEGVSDPRRFPQGALVEGPHGFSGGTLRLEAAPGRVIDADTPLWHRPDLQN from the coding sequence ATGGCCCTGCTCTGGAACGCCCGGCGACCGCCCCTTCTGGAGGAGCTTCGCCCCAACCAGGTTCGCGAGGGAGATCGTGTCACCCTCACGGGACGGTATCTGGGCGACGAGGGACGCCTTGAGGTAGATGGCGTTGCCCTGGACAGGACGGCTTTGACGGAGTGGAGTCCCTCCCGAATCGTCTTCACCATGCCCCCGGATTTTCCCAGCGGAATGGTGCGGGTGCGGACCGACGGGGGGCTGAGCAACGCCCTCTTTCTGACCAGTCAGCACGACATCCCGCAGCTTGTCCGGCAGAACCGTCTGCGCGTTGCCCTGCTCACTCCTCCGCAAGCAGGCCGGGGGGATCTAGTCACCATCCAGGGGGACGGCTTTGGTCCCCGAACGGCTCAGGCTCGTCTGGAGTTTCGCCCCCCTTCGGAGAAGGGGATGCAACCGGGAGAGCCTGTCTCCTTTGGAGGAGATCAGTGGTGGATCGTCTCCTGGTCGGACCGGGTGATCCGCTTTGCGGTGCCCCAGGAGCTGCCCCCGGGAGAGCTGGAACTGTTTATAAACGGCCAGCCCGGAGAGGTCTCCCTGGAGGTGACAGCTCCAGGAGCTCTTCTGGAAGAGGGGCTTCCCCGGGAGTATCTCCTGAGGCAGCGTGTTGATTTTCCGGCCCCTCCCGACGCGACAGTTGTGTTGCTTCCCCGTATTCCCCGGACTTCCGGCCAGATTCCGGGAGGTGCTGTTTCTCTCCTTGGGGATGACGAGGGGGGGCACTCCCCTGGTGCCTGGGCGTACCGGCCCGTCCCCAGGCCTGTGCGGCAGGATGAGGATAAGGCCGAATCCCGGGATGAGGAGCACCCCCGGGATCAGGGGAAGAGCGAAGATCAGCCGGAAAAACCCCGGCCCGAGGTGGTGGAACGGATTGATCGGGTGGAGCGGCGCTCCCAGCGCTGGGAGATCACGGCAAACCCCGGGCGTGCTCTTCTGGAAGATGACGGGTTTCGTCGGGCCTTCCGCCTCTTTCTTGCCGACCAGGAGGATTTGCCCGTCTCGGCGGCGGCGATCCAGCAGATACGCAGCCGGGTGATCAACCTTCGAAACCCTCCCCTGCCCAATGCGCGCAGAATTCACCAGGAAGTTTTGCGCCGCCTCACGCCCGATCCAGAGGGGACCCACTCCTGGGAGGAGGCTCTCGAGGGCGAAGGGGCTGCCCCGGGAGCATACGCCGATCTCACGGCGGCGCTCCTGCGCGCTGCCGGTATCCCCGCCCGCCGGCTCTGGGGAGTGCTTCTGAAGGATAGCGGAGAGACCGTGGATCATGCCTGGGTGGAGGCCTTCATTCCCCGGGTTGGCTGGATCCCCCTTGATACCGCCTTGGGTTCGGGAATGTACAGTAACGATTCCCGGGAAAGCGAGTTCTCCCGGGTTCTCTCATTTTACAAGGAGCCCCTGGAGAGCGATACCTTTGGCGCCCTCGATGACCGGCGTATTGCCCTGCGAGTAGAGGGGGTCTCTGACCCCCGGCGTTTTCCCCAGGGGGCTCTGGTGGAGGGGCCTCACGGGTTCTCCGGGGGAACCTTGCGGCTCGAGGCAGCGCCAGGCCGTGTCATCGACGCAGACACTCCTCTGTGGCACCGCCCGGACCTTCAGAATTGA
- a CDS encoding adenylate/guanylate cyclase domain-containing protein — MKFLPGTSETGRRATFALVHWVWVLAGFVLAGAVAAGVDFFFPGFREGFPGRVLAPGAGVLFFVCWSGVVSFLHFHPVGRIARAIEQVIQGDYATKVRLGGSRQWEHLGNRFNQMVRIFRKKIAVEKYVSRSTAQMVESLKTGEFSTAPHRQEVSIFFSDIRGFTRYAEQSDSFDVVTTVNEIFNIQVDQIQRFDGDIDKFVGDAVMAVFPNPGQAFRAAWEIQKRMGVFNSGREEVLSLGIGLHHGTGVVGAVGGRDSLDWTVMGDVVNTASRLSASCPGGCIFVSGEAHGKMRTRRTGRATTLHLKGRRNSQEVFVFGEEFCPGGESCAKGES, encoded by the coding sequence ATGAAGTTTCTGCCCGGGACGAGCGAGACGGGGCGGCGTGCTACTTTTGCCCTGGTGCATTGGGTGTGGGTTCTGGCGGGGTTCGTCCTGGCCGGGGCTGTGGCGGCGGGGGTTGATTTCTTTTTTCCAGGGTTCCGTGAGGGGTTTCCCGGACGGGTTCTGGCTCCGGGCGCGGGGGTGCTTTTTTTTGTCTGCTGGTCGGGGGTGGTGAGTTTTCTTCATTTTCATCCTGTGGGGAGGATCGCCCGGGCCATAGAGCAGGTGATCCAGGGTGATTATGCCACCAAGGTGCGTCTGGGCGGGAGTCGCCAGTGGGAGCATCTGGGGAACCGGTTTAACCAGATGGTGAGGATTTTTCGCAAGAAGATTGCTGTGGAGAAGTATGTGTCCAGGTCCACGGCCCAGATGGTGGAGAGTCTCAAGACGGGGGAGTTTTCCACGGCTCCGCACCGCCAGGAGGTGTCCATTTTTTTCTCCGATATCCGGGGGTTCACGCGCTACGCCGAGCAGAGCGATTCCTTTGATGTTGTTACCACGGTGAACGAGATTTTCAATATCCAGGTTGATCAGATTCAGCGGTTCGACGGGGATATCGACAAGTTTGTGGGCGATGCGGTGATGGCGGTTTTTCCGAACCCGGGTCAGGCTTTTCGAGCTGCCTGGGAGATCCAGAAAAGGATGGGGGTTTTCAATAGTGGCCGCGAAGAGGTTCTTTCTCTTGGTATTGGCCTTCACCATGGCACGGGTGTGGTGGGGGCTGTGGGGGGCCGCGATTCCCTGGACTGGACGGTGATGGGTGATGTGGTGAACACGGCGTCGCGGTTATCGGCTTCCTGTCCGGGGGGCTGCATTTTTGTGTCCGGCGAGGCTCACGGGAAGATGCGGACGCGCCGTACGGGCCGTGCCACAACGCTTCACTTGAAGGGGCGCAGGAATTCCCAGGAGGTTTTTGTCTTTGGAGAGGAGTTCTGTCCCGGAGGAGAGTCCTGCGCTAAAGGCGAGTCCTAG
- a CDS encoding RNA polymerase sigma factor, whose protein sequence is MNTSRDEQRFFNQVYASSFPVVFRVVLRIVGDQESAEEICHDAFIKFFQHSLSLPDENQARYWVIRVAKNLAFNLAKRRGRERTAFEKAFFEPQRPSRSADSDTLESESQMLIRQTVNRLPKSLRDVIVLKEYGDLPYAEISQVLGITVSNVKVRVYRARERLASMLEEKDVHIPE, encoded by the coding sequence ATGAATACCAGCAGGGATGAGCAACGTTTTTTCAATCAGGTCTACGCATCGTCCTTCCCCGTGGTCTTTCGGGTGGTACTCCGGATCGTTGGTGATCAGGAGTCGGCAGAGGAGATATGTCACGACGCCTTCATCAAGTTTTTTCAGCACAGCCTCTCCCTTCCCGACGAAAATCAGGCGCGGTACTGGGTTATCCGGGTTGCCAAGAACCTGGCCTTCAACCTGGCAAAGCGCAGGGGTCGGGAACGTACAGCCTTTGAGAAAGCCTTTTTCGAGCCGCAGCGGCCGTCACGTTCCGCCGATTCCGACACGCTTGAGAGCGAGTCCCAGATGCTGATTCGGCAGACCGTGAATCGGTTGCCCAAGAGTCTTCGGGACGTGATTGTGCTGAAGGAGTACGGGGACCTTCCCTACGCGGAGATTTCCCAGGTTCTGGGCATCACCGTGAGCAATGTGAAGGTCCGGGTATATCGGGCGCGGGAGCGCCTGGCGTCGATGCTGGAGGAGAAGGATGTTCATATTCCAGAGTAG
- the murB gene encoding UDP-N-acetylmuramate dehydrogenase, protein MANLQRELEKCNLAIPFSSQEPLAPYTTFRVGGPAEVLAQPSSEEEAAQLIRISQELKVPLTVLGGGANVVISDRGLRGIVLHTGRLNRISQEGDLLRAETGTSVSTLAAAAADRNLAGLAFIYGMPGSVGGAVWMNARCYGGEISHVLKEVSYLALTGSQAGTPGVYTSRPEDFSYKRSPFQEGSRLITGATFALHRGERSPLWEEMRRNEEDRRAKGHFEAPCAGSIFKNNRDFGAPSGQIIDEVGLRGLQRGGALVSPRHGNIIINTGNARAREIRDLVLEVQSRVHQARGILLEPEVLFLGD, encoded by the coding sequence ATGGCCAACCTACAGCGAGAACTGGAAAAATGCAACCTCGCCATACCCTTCTCCTCCCAAGAACCTCTGGCACCGTATACCACTTTTCGTGTAGGCGGCCCCGCCGAGGTGCTGGCGCAGCCCTCTTCGGAAGAGGAAGCTGCGCAACTTATCCGCATCAGCCAGGAACTGAAGGTGCCCCTCACCGTCCTGGGAGGCGGTGCCAACGTGGTGATCAGCGACAGGGGTCTGCGCGGAATCGTCCTTCACACGGGTCGACTCAACCGTATCAGCCAGGAGGGCGACCTTCTCCGGGCAGAAACGGGAACCTCCGTGAGCACCCTGGCCGCCGCTGCAGCAGACCGAAACCTGGCAGGGCTGGCTTTCATCTACGGCATGCCGGGCAGTGTGGGAGGCGCCGTGTGGATGAACGCCCGGTGCTACGGAGGGGAAATATCTCATGTCCTGAAAGAGGTCTCCTATCTGGCTCTTACGGGAAGCCAGGCCGGCACTCCCGGGGTCTACACCTCCCGGCCCGAGGATTTCTCCTACAAGCGATCTCCCTTTCAGGAGGGGAGCCGCCTCATCACGGGAGCAACCTTTGCGCTGCACCGGGGAGAGCGCTCACCCCTGTGGGAAGAGATGCGCCGCAACGAGGAAGACCGCCGCGCCAAGGGTCATTTCGAGGCCCCCTGTGCAGGATCCATCTTCAAGAACAACCGCGACTTCGGGGCTCCCAGCGGGCAGATCATCGACGAGGTCGGGTTGCGCGGCCTCCAGCGAGGAGGAGCCCTCGTCAGTCCCCGCCACGGCAACATCATTATCAACACTGGCAACGCCCGGGCCCGGGAGATCCGAGACCTGGTCCTGGAGGTACAAAGCCGGGTCCATCAGGCACGAGGCATTCTTCTGGAGCCGGAAGTACTTTTCCTGGGGGACTGA
- a CDS encoding copper homeostasis protein CutC, whose amino-acid sequence MPATNLLEICAFNVESCRIAQRAGAARIELCDNPVEGGTTPSYGTIRQAREHLDIQLYPIIRPRSGNYYYNDDEFEIIRQDIEACKDLGCDGISVGVATIDAEIDTEQMKRIVEWAYPLGVTCNRAFDGTPDLFKALEDLVQCGCERILTSGGKSSAPDAADILARLVENARDRICVMPGAGLKSNNLAELRRRTGAVEYHASTRTVAPNPLRYINTQVLDYGDVYVADEEEVRKMVGILSE is encoded by the coding sequence ATGCCTGCTACCAACCTGCTTGAGATATGTGCTTTTAACGTTGAATCCTGTCGAATTGCCCAACGGGCCGGAGCAGCGCGGATAGAGCTCTGCGATAACCCCGTGGAAGGCGGGACCACGCCAAGCTATGGCACCATCAGGCAAGCCCGGGAACACCTTGATATCCAGCTCTATCCCATTATCCGGCCACGCTCGGGGAATTACTATTATAACGACGACGAGTTCGAGATTATCAGGCAGGATATAGAGGCCTGCAAGGATCTTGGTTGCGATGGTATCTCTGTTGGAGTTGCCACGATCGATGCGGAAATAGATACAGAGCAGATGAAGCGCATCGTTGAGTGGGCATATCCCCTGGGGGTCACCTGCAACCGGGCCTTCGACGGCACACCGGATCTGTTTAAAGCCCTGGAAGACCTCGTTCAGTGCGGGTGTGAACGGATCCTTACCTCCGGCGGGAAAAGCAGCGCCCCCGATGCGGCAGACATCCTCGCCCGGTTGGTGGAGAACGCGCGGGATCGCATCTGCGTAATGCCCGGGGCTGGCCTCAAGAGCAACAACCTTGCGGAACTGCGCCGAAGGACCGGTGCCGTGGAATACCACGCCTCGACGCGCACGGTTGCGCCCAATCCGCTGCGCTACATCAACACCCAGGTTCTCGATTACGGCGATGTCTACGTTGCGGACGAGGAAGAGGTTCGAAAAATGGTGGGAATCCTGTCGGAATAA
- a CDS encoding ASCH domain-containing protein has product MCADLILRGEKRATCSMDYWYTHAGEALPEVGSLQVVTNWDGEPRCIIEITSVSKCRYNEVTADFAEEEGEGDKTLAWWKKAHWDAFSLECKEVGIQPDEGMMLVLERFKVVFPEPR; this is encoded by the coding sequence TTGTGCGCTGATCTGATTCTTCGCGGAGAAAAGCGGGCAACCTGCTCCATGGACTACTGGTACACCCATGCAGGCGAAGCGTTGCCGGAAGTTGGGAGCCTTCAGGTAGTTACCAATTGGGACGGCGAGCCCCGCTGCATCATAGAGATCACCTCCGTATCGAAGTGTCGATACAACGAAGTTACTGCCGATTTTGCCGAAGAGGAGGGCGAGGGCGATAAAACCCTGGCCTGGTGGAAAAAAGCTCATTGGGATGCTTTTTCGCTTGAATGCAAAGAGGTGGGAATACAGCCCGATGAAGGGATGATGCTCGTTTTGGAACGCTTCAAGGTGGTCTTCCCGGAGCCCCGCTGA
- the glyA gene encoding serine hydroxymethyltransferase: METLRHRDSELYDAICREAERQKTKLELIASENFTSDAVLEAAGTVLTNKYAEGYPGARYYGGCEHVDVVENLARDRACALFEAEHSNVQPHSGSQANMAVYLTLLKPGDTILGMDLAHGGHLTHGAAVNISGKLYNVVSYGVDRETELIDYDNVAALAREHRPRLIIAGASAYPRQIDFARFRQIADEVGAFFVTDMAHIAGLVATGEHPSPVPHAHFTTTTTHKTLRGPRGGLVLIGKDAENTIGAVAAKSGRVKRWSELLDSAVMPGIQGGPLMHVIAAKAVAFYEALQPGFALYQRQVILNAQALAKYLTEGGLRLVSGGTDNHLLLVDLSSWEVSGKEAEQMLDRANITCNKNGIPFDTRSPLVTSGIRLGTPALTTRGMKEDDMAFVAQAILDVLRSKGTESTIKTVADRVDAFCSDFPLHV; encoded by the coding sequence ATGGAAACATTACGCCACCGGGACTCCGAACTGTACGATGCAATTTGTCGCGAAGCCGAGCGCCAGAAGACCAAGCTGGAACTGATCGCCAGCGAGAACTTCACCAGTGATGCTGTCCTGGAGGCAGCGGGAACGGTTCTGACCAACAAATACGCCGAGGGGTACCCTGGTGCGCGCTACTACGGTGGCTGCGAACACGTGGACGTGGTGGAAAACCTTGCCCGGGATCGGGCTTGCGCCCTCTTTGAAGCCGAGCACAGTAATGTTCAGCCCCACTCGGGAAGTCAGGCAAATATGGCTGTCTACCTGACGTTGCTGAAACCGGGTGATACTATTCTGGGTATGGATCTTGCTCATGGGGGGCACCTGACCCATGGTGCTGCGGTAAATATTTCGGGCAAGCTCTACAACGTGGTGAGCTACGGTGTGGATCGCGAGACCGAGTTGATCGACTACGATAATGTGGCGGCCCTGGCCCGCGAACACCGACCACGCCTGATTATCGCCGGAGCATCGGCGTATCCCCGCCAGATCGATTTTGCCCGCTTTCGCCAGATAGCTGACGAGGTGGGGGCCTTCTTTGTTACCGATATGGCCCACATTGCAGGACTGGTGGCAACGGGGGAGCATCCCTCGCCGGTTCCCCACGCTCATTTTACCACCACCACCACCCACAAGACCCTGCGCGGCCCCCGGGGAGGGCTTGTGCTCATCGGAAAGGACGCCGAGAACACGATAGGAGCGGTCGCTGCCAAGTCGGGGCGGGTGAAACGATGGTCGGAGTTGCTCGATTCCGCAGTGATGCCGGGAATTCAGGGAGGGCCGCTCATGCATGTGATCGCAGCCAAGGCCGTGGCGTTCTACGAGGCGCTGCAACCGGGGTTTGCGCTCTACCAGCGGCAGGTGATCTTGAACGCCCAGGCTCTGGCAAAATACCTGACCGAGGGTGGCCTTCGCCTGGTTTCGGGGGGCACCGATAATCATCTTCTCCTGGTGGATCTCTCATCCTGGGAGGTTTCCGGCAAGGAGGCCGAGCAGATGCTGGACCGGGCGAACATCACCTGCAACAAGAACGGCATTCCCTTCGATACCCGAAGCCCTCTGGTTACCTCGGGAATTCGTCTGGGGACGCCGGCTCTTACGACCCGGGGCATGAAGGAAGACGACATGGCCTTTGTGGCTCAGGCGATTCTGGATGTGCTGAGAAGCAAGGGGACCGAGTCAACAATCAAAACCGTGGCGGATCGTGTGGACGCCTTCTGCTCGGATTTTCCGCTTCATGTGTGA
- a CDS encoding MutS-related protein — protein sequence MRVFLLHSPHDTPTPATPATSATSATSTTSATSATPATSAALTTSVTAGGSAPPGHDGPGQTPRQEAPKPQNLRTDDLMSDLELEPLLQHMAQGDPLIRKTMENQLLQNTLTLETIHYRQQVMRDTLENPQVVRALYEQIGAVMEEEGRLYQGIFSTQPASVLQNALMPMEAFTNLLEELCRTARTEQDHFRSEGFRHLFGMLQEELPREYLEEIRSMLKILRLDQGTLLGATLGPGNRCTRFSLLRPRRERRWKGWLRKKIPSPYTFSLAEGDEIGYRIIEEIKNRGLNKASHILLQSADHLVGFLGRLREELSFYVGALNLRDALEAGGNPLCMPLCEPCSIPPGSDPPKPREHRFSGLYDPALAVQLAEPLAGNDAILDGSTLVIVTGANKGGKSTFLRSIGTAQLMMQSGMFVPAQTFRGSLCRGLFTHYRRGEAHTMNSGKLDEELRRMSEIADALVPGSLVLLNETFAATNEGEGSEIARGVVQALVDRNITLFFVTHLYGLAKSLHDQNRPDWVFLRAHRDDQGGRTYQVTPGEPLSTSFGKDLWHNRYREPSPPQPANQPANQPAPRP from the coding sequence ATGAGAGTCTTTCTCCTTCACAGCCCCCATGACACGCCCACCCCGGCTACCCCGGCTACCTCGGCTACCTCGGCTACCTCGACCACTTCGGCTACCTCGGCCACCCCGGCTACTTCGGCCGCTTTAACTACCTCGGTCACTGCCGGCGGCAGTGCGCCTCCGGGCCACGATGGGCCGGGCCAGACACCCCGGCAGGAAGCACCAAAGCCTCAGAACCTCCGCACGGATGACCTCATGAGCGATCTGGAACTGGAACCGCTCTTGCAGCACATGGCCCAGGGAGATCCCCTCATCCGAAAAACCATGGAGAACCAGCTCCTTCAGAACACCCTCACCCTTGAAACGATCCACTATCGCCAGCAGGTGATGCGCGACACCCTGGAGAACCCCCAGGTGGTCCGCGCCCTCTATGAACAGATCGGAGCAGTGATGGAAGAAGAGGGGCGGCTCTATCAAGGAATCTTCTCCACCCAGCCAGCCTCGGTCCTGCAAAACGCCCTGATGCCCATGGAAGCCTTCACAAACCTGCTGGAAGAACTCTGCCGGACAGCCCGGACCGAGCAGGACCACTTCCGGTCGGAAGGGTTTCGGCACCTCTTCGGAATGCTCCAGGAGGAGCTGCCCCGGGAATACCTGGAAGAGATCCGGTCCATGCTCAAAATCCTGCGGCTGGATCAGGGAACCCTCCTGGGAGCAACCCTGGGGCCGGGAAACAGGTGCACCCGATTCTCCCTCCTGCGGCCCCGGCGGGAACGACGATGGAAAGGGTGGCTTCGCAAGAAAATCCCCTCGCCCTATACATTCTCCCTGGCCGAAGGAGACGAAATAGGCTATCGCATCATCGAAGAAATCAAGAACCGGGGACTCAACAAAGCCTCTCACATTCTCCTGCAATCGGCTGACCATCTCGTGGGATTCCTGGGTCGCCTCCGGGAAGAACTCTCCTTTTATGTGGGAGCCCTGAACCTGCGAGACGCCCTGGAAGCTGGTGGAAACCCCCTCTGCATGCCCCTCTGCGAACCCTGCTCCATACCCCCTGGAAGCGACCCTCCCAAACCGCGGGAACACCGTTTCTCGGGGCTCTACGACCCCGCCCTGGCGGTGCAACTTGCGGAACCTCTGGCGGGAAACGACGCGATCCTCGACGGATCAACCCTGGTAATCGTAACCGGCGCAAATAAGGGGGGGAAATCCACCTTTCTCCGGAGCATTGGCACGGCCCAGCTCATGATGCAATCGGGAATGTTTGTCCCGGCCCAAACCTTCCGGGGCTCTCTCTGTCGCGGCCTGTTTACCCACTACCGGCGGGGAGAGGCCCACACCATGAACAGCGGAAAACTTGACGAAGAACTCCGTCGCATGAGCGAGATCGCCGACGCCCTGGTCCCGGGATCCCTGGTCCTCCTGAACGAAACCTTTGCCGCCACCAACGAGGGGGAAGGTTCCGAGATAGCCCGGGGCGTTGTTCAGGCTCTGGTAGACAGGAACATTACTCTCTTCTTTGTGACGCACCTCTATGGATTGGCAAAAAGCCTTCACGACCAGAACCGACCGGACTGGGTCTTTCTTCGGGCTCACCGGGACGATCAGGGAGGACGAACCTACCAGGTCACACCGGGAGAACCCCTCTCGACCAGCTTCGGAAAAGACCTCTGGCACAACCGCTACCGGGAGCCATCGCCACCCCAGCCGGCAAACCAGCCGGCAAACCAGCCGGCACCCCGGCCCTAG